Proteins encoded in a region of the Gulosibacter sediminis genome:
- the gltB gene encoding glutamate synthase large subunit, translated as MSQQRISALNTPERQGLYDPVFERDSCGLAMVATLRRAPGHDVVEGALDALRHLEHRGAVGSDEGTGDGAGILSQIPDEFFRAVVDFSLPSPGEYAAGLVFLPVDEPDAAAKAIERIASQERLKVLGWREVPTRPEVLGSLARDAMPVIRQIFVTSATTRASGIELDRLTFRMRKRIERELGDYLPSLSARTVTYKGMVTTLQLEDFYPDLSDQRFTSRLAIVHSRYSTNTFPSWPLAQPLRMIAHNGEINTVEGNRHWMLARQSQLESELLGDLRPLYPIITEGLSDSGSFDEVLELLTLSGRSLPHAMMMMVPEAWENSDDMPQQLRDFYEFHSLLMEPWDGPASISFTDGRFVGATLDRNGLRPGRWMVTEDGLVVVASETGVMPHLEPERIRARGRLQPGVMFLIDTEAGRIIPSDEVKMELARSKPWGKWLESTRIKLDDLPEREHVSHTPASVVRRQRAFGYTEEELKMLIEPMARTGAEPLGAMGSDTPIAVLSERPRLLFDYFTQAFAQVTNPPLDSIRESVVTSMSSGLGPVRNLLTATEEHASQVILDFPVIDNDELSKIRHIDRTPGSRRTRVISALYAVAEGEHAMEHRLEAMCEEVDAAVARGSQFIIISDRDSDEQLAPIPTLLAVSAVHQHLIREGHRMEVGLLVETGDAREVHHIATLLGYGASAVNPYLAMESAEELVRSGSLKGITVDDAVHNLIKALGKGVMKIMSKMGISAVSSYIGAQAFEAVGLSQELIDTYFTGTVSRLGGIGIDTIAEETRQRHVLAYQSERAALDHRRLESGGEYKWRRDGAPHLFSPEAVFKLQHSTRSQRYDVFREYTSLVDNQARELKTLRGLFKLRTEARSPIPIDEVESVSEIVKKFQTGAMSYGSISQEAHETLAIAMNRLGGKSNTGEGGEDTDRLLDPERRSAIKQVASGRFGVTSMYLTHADDIQIKMAQGAKPGEGGQLPGEKVYPWVARTRHATPGVGLISPPPHHDIYSIEDLKQLIFDLKRANRDARIHVKLVSHSGIGAVAAGVAKAKADVVLVSGHDGGTGASPLNSLKHAGTPWEIGLAEAQQTLMLNGLRGRVTVQVDGQLKTGRDVVIGALLGAEEFGFATAPLVVSGCIMMRVCHLDTCPVGVATQNPQLRERFTGKPEFVETFFEYIAEEVREILASLGFRSLEEATGHAELLNLDDAVEHWKADGLDLEGVFAVAGRGDRRHTTQQDHELEAQLDWAYIPQVREALKSGERIRLDLAIANTDRSVGTMLGNELTKLLGEAGAEPGTIELNFTGSAGQSLGAFVPRGINITLFGDANDYVGKGLSGGQVVVRPDRRASFVAERNVIAGNVIGYGATSGVLALRGVVGERFLVRNSGAIGICEGVGDHALEYMTGGTAVILGPTGRNIGAGMSGGTAYVLDLDTRKVNPEALASGELQLQSLSDEDVMELRVLLERHAELTESAVARRLLDAADWSRFTRLVPRDWAAVHAIRDRAEQQGDDPDSELVWEKIKEVTRG; from the coding sequence ATGTCGCAGCAGCGCATTTCGGCGCTCAACACGCCCGAACGACAGGGCCTATACGATCCCGTGTTTGAACGGGACTCATGCGGCCTCGCCATGGTGGCCACCCTGCGCCGCGCACCGGGCCACGACGTGGTCGAGGGCGCCCTCGACGCGCTCCGCCACCTCGAGCACCGCGGCGCCGTGGGCTCGGACGAAGGCACCGGTGACGGCGCCGGTATCCTGTCGCAGATTCCCGACGAGTTTTTCCGTGCGGTCGTCGACTTTTCGCTCCCGAGCCCGGGCGAGTACGCCGCCGGCCTCGTGTTCCTGCCGGTCGACGAGCCCGACGCCGCGGCGAAGGCGATTGAGCGCATCGCGTCGCAGGAGCGCCTCAAAGTGCTCGGCTGGCGCGAGGTGCCGACGCGGCCCGAGGTGCTCGGCTCGCTCGCGCGCGACGCGATGCCAGTCATCCGCCAGATCTTCGTGACTTCGGCGACAACCAGGGCGAGCGGCATCGAGCTCGACCGCCTCACGTTCCGCATGCGCAAGCGCATCGAGCGCGAACTCGGCGACTACCTGCCCTCGCTGTCGGCGCGCACCGTTACCTACAAGGGCATGGTGACGACGCTGCAGCTCGAGGATTTCTACCCCGACCTCAGCGACCAGCGCTTCACCTCGCGCCTCGCGATCGTGCACTCGCGCTACTCGACGAACACGTTCCCCTCGTGGCCGCTCGCGCAGCCGCTGCGCATGATCGCGCACAACGGTGAGATCAACACCGTCGAGGGCAACCGCCACTGGATGCTCGCGCGTCAGTCGCAGCTCGAGAGCGAGCTGCTCGGCGACCTGCGCCCGCTCTACCCGATCATCACCGAGGGGCTGAGCGACTCGGGCTCGTTTGACGAGGTGCTCGAGCTGCTTACGCTCTCGGGCCGCAGCCTGCCGCACGCCATGATGATGATGGTGCCGGAGGCGTGGGAAAACTCCGACGACATGCCCCAGCAGCTGCGCGACTTCTACGAGTTCCACTCGCTGCTCATGGAGCCGTGGGACGGGCCCGCGTCGATCTCGTTCACCGATGGCCGCTTCGTCGGCGCGACGCTCGATCGCAACGGGCTGCGCCCGGGCCGCTGGATGGTCACCGAGGACGGCCTCGTCGTCGTGGCGAGCGAGACCGGCGTCATGCCGCACCTCGAGCCCGAGCGCATCCGCGCCCGCGGCCGTCTGCAGCCCGGAGTGATGTTCCTCATTGACACCGAGGCCGGCCGCATCATTCCCTCCGACGAGGTGAAGATGGAGCTCGCCCGCTCGAAGCCGTGGGGGAAGTGGCTCGAGTCGACCCGCATCAAGCTCGACGACCTGCCCGAGCGCGAGCACGTGAGCCACACGCCCGCCTCGGTCGTGCGCCGCCAGCGCGCCTTCGGCTACACCGAAGAAGAGCTCAAGATGCTCATCGAGCCGATGGCTCGCACCGGCGCCGAGCCGCTCGGCGCGATGGGCTCGGACACCCCGATCGCCGTGCTGTCCGAGCGCCCACGCCTGCTGTTCGACTACTTCACCCAGGCGTTCGCGCAGGTGACGAACCCGCCACTCGACTCGATCCGCGAGTCGGTCGTGACGTCGATGTCGAGCGGGCTCGGCCCGGTGCGCAACCTGCTCACCGCGACCGAGGAGCACGCGAGCCAGGTCATCCTCGACTTCCCGGTGATCGATAACGATGAGCTCTCGAAGATTCGTCACATTGACCGCACGCCCGGTTCGCGCCGCACGCGCGTCATCTCGGCGCTCTACGCCGTGGCCGAGGGCGAGCACGCCATGGAGCATCGCCTCGAGGCGATGTGCGAAGAGGTGGATGCGGCGGTCGCGCGCGGCTCGCAGTTCATCATCATCTCTGACCGCGACTCCGACGAGCAGCTTGCACCGATCCCGACCCTGCTCGCCGTGAGCGCCGTGCACCAGCACCTCATTCGTGAGGGACACCGCATGGAGGTCGGCCTGCTCGTCGAGACCGGCGACGCCCGCGAGGTGCACCACATCGCGACGCTGCTCGGCTACGGCGCGAGCGCGGTGAACCCGTACCTCGCGATGGAGTCGGCCGAGGAGCTCGTGCGTAGCGGCTCGCTTAAGGGCATCACCGTCGACGACGCCGTGCACAACCTCATCAAGGCGCTCGGCAAGGGCGTCATGAAGATCATGTCGAAGATGGGCATCTCGGCTGTGTCGTCGTACATCGGCGCGCAGGCATTTGAGGCGGTCGGCCTCTCGCAGGAGCTCATCGACACGTACTTCACCGGCACCGTGAGCCGCCTCGGCGGCATCGGCATCGACACGATCGCCGAGGAGACCCGGCAGCGGCACGTGCTCGCGTACCAGTCGGAACGCGCGGCGCTCGATCACCGCCGCCTCGAGTCGGGTGGCGAGTACAAGTGGCGCCGCGACGGTGCCCCGCACCTGTTCAGCCCCGAGGCCGTGTTCAAGCTGCAGCACTCGACGCGCAGCCAGCGCTACGACGTGTTCCGCGAGTACACCTCGCTTGTGGACAACCAGGCGCGCGAGCTGAAGACGCTGCGTGGCCTGTTCAAGCTGCGCACCGAGGCGCGCTCGCCGATTCCGATCGACGAGGTCGAGTCGGTGAGCGAGATCGTCAAGAAGTTCCAGACCGGCGCGATGTCGTACGGTTCGATCTCGCAGGAGGCGCACGAGACGCTCGCGATCGCGATGAACCGCCTTGGCGGCAAGTCGAACACCGGCGAGGGCGGCGAAGACACCGACCGCCTGCTCGACCCCGAGCGCCGCAGCGCGATCAAGCAGGTTGCCTCGGGTCGCTTCGGCGTGACGAGCATGTACCTCACCCACGCCGACGACATTCAGATCAAGATGGCGCAGGGCGCGAAACCCGGCGAGGGTGGTCAGCTGCCCGGCGAGAAGGTCTACCCATGGGTCGCGCGCACGCGGCACGCGACGCCCGGCGTCGGCCTCATTTCACCGCCGCCGCACCACGACATTTACTCGATTGAAGACCTCAAGCAGCTCATCTTCGACCTCAAGCGCGCGAACCGCGACGCCCGCATCCACGTGAAGCTCGTATCCCACTCGGGCATCGGCGCAGTGGCGGCCGGCGTGGCGAAGGCGAAGGCGGATGTGGTGCTCGTTTCGGGCCACGACGGCGGCACCGGCGCGAGCCCGCTCAACTCGCTCAAGCACGCGGGCACGCCGTGGGAGATCGGCCTCGCGGAGGCGCAGCAGACGCTCATGCTCAATGGGCTGCGCGGTCGCGTGACGGTGCAGGTGGATGGACAGCTCAAGACTGGCCGCGACGTCGTCATCGGCGCGCTGCTTGGCGCCGAGGAGTTCGGTTTTGCGACCGCGCCCCTCGTCGTGTCGGGCTGCATCATGATGCGCGTGTGCCACCTCGACACCTGCCCGGTCGGCGTCGCGACGCAGAACCCGCAGCTGCGCGAGCGCTTCACCGGCAAGCCGGAGTTCGTCGAGACCTTCTTCGAGTACATCGCTGAGGAGGTTCGCGAGATTCTCGCGTCGCTCGGCTTCCGCAGTCTCGAGGAGGCGACCGGCCACGCCGAGCTACTCAACCTCGACGACGCCGTCGAACACTGGAAGGCCGACGGACTCGACCTCGAGGGCGTGTTTGCTGTGGCCGGTCGCGGCGATCGCCGCCACACGACGCAGCAGGACCACGAGCTTGAGGCGCAACTCGACTGGGCCTACATTCCGCAGGTGCGCGAGGCGCTGAAGTCGGGGGAGCGCATCCGCCTTGATCTCGCGATCGCGAACACCGACCGCTCCGTGGGCACGATGCTCGGCAACGAGCTGACGAAGCTGCTCGGCGAGGCCGGCGCGGAGCCCGGCACGATCGAGCTCAACTTCACGGGCTCGGCGGGGCAGTCGCTCGGCGCGTTCGTGCCTCGCGGGATCAACATCACGCTGTTCGGCGACGCGAACGACTACGTCGGCAAGGGCCTCTCGGGCGGGCAGGTCGTGGTGCGCCCCGACCGCCGCGCGAGCTTCGTCGCCGAGCGCAACGTCATCGCGGGCAACGTCATCGGCTACGGCGCGACGAGCGGTGTTCTGGCGCTGCGCGGCGTCGTGGGCGAACGGTTCCTCGTGCGCAACTCGGGCGCGATCGGCATTTGCGAGGGTGTCGGCGACCACGCGCTGGAGTACATGACCGGCGGCACCGCGGTGATTCTCGGCCCGACCGGCCGCAACATCGGCGCGGGCATGTCGGGTGGCACGGCGTACGTGCTCGACCTCGACACCCGCAAGGTGAACCCCGAGGCCCTCGCGAGCGGCGAGCTGCAGCTGCAGTCGTTGAGCGATGAGGACGTCATGGAGCTGCGCGTGCTGCTTGAGCGGCACGCCGAGCTCACCGAGTCGGCCGTCGCGCGACGGCTGCTGGATGCTGCGGACTGGTCGCGCTTCACGCGGCTCGTGCCGCGCGACTGGGCGGCGGTGCACGCGATTCGTGACCGGGCCGAGCAGCAGGGCGATGACCCCGACAGCGAACTCGTATGGGAAAAGATCAAGGAGGTGACCCGTGGCTGA
- a CDS encoding glutamate synthase subunit beta, translating to MADPRGFLKVTERELPPKRPVAVRILDFKEVQQIQRDGAVLQRQAGRCMDCGVAFCHQGCPLGNLIPEFNDLIWRGESKLAADRLHSTNNFPEFTGRLCPAPCESSCVLSINQPAVAIKSIEQAIADDIAENGWMEPHAPARLTGQTVAVVGSGPAGLAAAQQLTRAGHTVAVYERDDRIGGLLRYGIPDFKLEKDRIDARIEQMTAEGTRFRTGIEIGRDMTWRQLRERFDAVVVATGALKSRELAVPGRDIDGVHTAMEYLVQQNHASAGDQVAEQISAKGKHVVVLGGGDTGSDCIGTAHRQGAKSVTNLAIGVQPPSERPAHQPWPTHPNLFEVQTSHEEGGERKYLASTVEFLADDDGKLRALLVAETEIVDGVRRPKAGTEREIPAELCLLALGFTGTDAESLPEQLSVTLERGAVSRDDDYATEEPGVYVAGDAGRGASLIVWAIAEGRSAAAAVDRYLTGSTVLPAPVRASERPLRLS from the coding sequence GTGGCTGACCCGCGTGGATTTCTCAAGGTAACTGAGCGTGAACTGCCGCCGAAGCGACCGGTGGCGGTGCGCATCCTCGACTTCAAAGAGGTGCAGCAGATTCAACGTGACGGTGCGGTGCTGCAGCGTCAGGCGGGTCGCTGCATGGACTGTGGTGTGGCGTTCTGCCACCAGGGCTGCCCCCTCGGCAACCTGATTCCGGAGTTCAACGACCTCATCTGGCGGGGCGAGTCGAAGCTTGCCGCCGACCGGCTCCACTCGACGAATAACTTCCCCGAGTTCACGGGCCGTCTCTGCCCGGCGCCCTGCGAGTCGTCGTGCGTGCTGAGCATCAACCAGCCCGCCGTCGCGATCAAGTCGATCGAGCAGGCCATCGCTGACGACATCGCCGAGAACGGCTGGATGGAGCCGCACGCTCCCGCCCGCCTCACTGGCCAGACGGTCGCGGTTGTCGGCTCGGGGCCCGCGGGTCTCGCGGCGGCGCAGCAACTGACGCGCGCCGGTCACACCGTCGCGGTGTACGAGCGCGACGACCGCATCGGCGGCCTGCTGCGCTACGGCATCCCCGACTTCAAGCTCGAGAAGGACCGCATCGACGCCCGCATCGAGCAGATGACGGCCGAGGGCACGCGCTTCCGCACCGGCATCGAGATCGGCCGCGACATGACGTGGCGCCAGCTGCGCGAGCGCTTCGACGCGGTCGTCGTGGCGACCGGAGCACTGAAGTCGCGTGAGTTGGCAGTGCCGGGGCGCGACATCGACGGGGTGCACACCGCGATGGAGTACCTCGTGCAGCAGAACCACGCGAGTGCGGGCGACCAGGTCGCCGAGCAGATCTCGGCGAAGGGCAAGCACGTGGTCGTGCTCGGCGGTGGCGACACCGGCTCGGACTGCATCGGTACCGCGCACCGTCAGGGAGCCAAGAGCGTGACGAACCTCGCGATTGGCGTGCAGCCACCGAGCGAGCGTCCGGCACACCAGCCGTGGCCGACGCATCCGAACCTGTTCGAGGTGCAGACGAGCCATGAGGAGGGCGGCGAGCGCAAGTACCTCGCGTCGACCGTCGAGTTCCTCGCGGACGACGACGGCAAACTGCGCGCGCTACTCGTGGCCGAGACCGAGATTGTCGACGGCGTGCGCCGCCCGAAGGCGGGCACCGAGCGGGAGATTCCCGCCGAGCTGTGCCTGCTTGCGCTCGGCTTCACCGGCACCGACGCGGAGTCGCTGCCGGAGCAGCTCAGTGTGACGCTCGAACGCGGCGCAGTGTCGCGCGATGACGACTACGCGACCGAGGAGCCTGGCGTATATGTGGCGGGCGATGCCGGTCGAGGCGCGAGCCTCATCGTGTGGGCCATTGCGGAGGGCCGATCAGCCGCGGCCGCAGTTGACCGCTACCTCACGGGCTCGACGGTGCTGCCCGCGCCGGTGCGTGCGAGTGAGCGGCCGCTGAGGCTCTCGTAG
- a CDS encoding rhodanese-related sulfurtransferase, translating into MATPKILLYYVFTPLADPDAIRLWQHTLCERLGLRGRIIVSPHGINGTVGGDVVECKKYVRALKQYAPFKDVDMKWSEGTGLDDEGFSLDFPRLTVRVRPEIVSFGTPDELEVDEQGVVGGGTHLAPEELHKLLEQKPDAVFFDGRNAAEATVGRFKDAVVPDTVTTHDFIRELDSGKYDDLKGKPVVTYCTGGVRCEVLSALMINRGFQEVYQLDGGIVRYGERFGNDGLWEGSLTVFDGRQYIDFAPDAKVIGRCVVCDSPTPRLQNCADDTCQQRLVVCENCSATHPVCAATAAKQ; encoded by the coding sequence ATGGCCACTCCGAAGATCCTCCTCTATTACGTCTTCACTCCCCTGGCCGACCCCGACGCGATCCGGCTCTGGCAGCACACGCTGTGCGAGCGACTCGGGCTGCGCGGCCGCATCATCGTGTCGCCGCACGGTATCAACGGCACGGTCGGTGGCGACGTGGTGGAGTGCAAGAAGTACGTGCGCGCGCTGAAGCAGTACGCGCCGTTCAAGGACGTCGACATGAAGTGGTCGGAGGGCACCGGCCTCGACGACGAGGGCTTCAGCCTCGACTTCCCCCGCCTCACGGTGCGAGTGCGCCCCGAGATCGTGTCGTTCGGCACACCCGACGAGCTCGAAGTCGACGAGCAGGGCGTCGTCGGCGGCGGCACGCACCTCGCCCCGGAGGAACTCCACAAGCTGCTCGAGCAGAAGCCCGATGCCGTCTTCTTCGACGGCCGCAACGCAGCCGAGGCCACGGTCGGCCGGTTTAAGGATGCGGTGGTGCCGGACACCGTCACCACCCACGACTTCATCCGCGAGCTCGACTCGGGCAAGTACGACGACCTCAAGGGCAAGCCCGTGGTCACCTACTGCACCGGCGGCGTGCGCTGCGAGGTGCTCTCGGCGCTCATGATCAATCGCGGCTTCCAGGAGGTCTACCAACTCGACGGCGGCATCGTGCGCTACGGCGAGCGCTTCGGCAACGACGGGCTCTGGGAGGGCTCACTCACCGTGTTCGACGGCCGCCAATACATCGACTTCGCGCCCGACGCCAAGGTCATCGGCCGCTGCGTCGTCTGTGACTCCCCCACCCCGCGCCTGCAGAACTGCGCCGATGACACCTGCCAACAGCGGCTCGTAGTGTGCGAAAACTGCTCGGCCACCCACCCCGTGTGCGCGGCTACTGCGGCGAAACAGTGA
- a CDS encoding HAD family hydrolase: protein MTAASWTTIDPAATDIQLVVCDMDGTLLTTAGHFPEGFDELRELVRARGVTFVPASGRQLATLEHMFPGLEGGSFVAENGSIVVHNGEVISTTSVDRDTVTRVVATVREAEGFDIGLVYCGVNGAYVERTDDAFLAEASKYYAKLDVVDDLTHVDDPALKLAIFDFTSSQAVADALLGDLAKSLQVVVSSANWVDIMVPGVHKGLGVRALQEALSVTAAQTAVFGDYLNDFDMISTGDWSFAMANAHPDVLAEANYVAPSNDEFGVVRVLTYLLSS, encoded by the coding sequence GTGACTGCCGCATCCTGGACAACGATCGACCCCGCCGCCACCGACATTCAGCTTGTCGTGTGTGACATGGACGGCACCCTGCTGACGACCGCCGGGCATTTCCCCGAAGGCTTCGACGAGCTGCGTGAGCTCGTGCGGGCGCGGGGTGTGACGTTCGTGCCCGCGAGCGGTCGCCAGCTTGCGACGCTCGAGCACATGTTTCCCGGGCTTGAGGGTGGCTCGTTCGTCGCCGAGAACGGCAGTATCGTCGTGCACAACGGCGAGGTCATCTCGACTACGAGCGTTGACCGCGACACCGTGACGCGAGTGGTTGCCACCGTGCGCGAGGCCGAGGGCTTCGACATCGGGCTTGTCTACTGCGGCGTGAACGGCGCGTATGTCGAGCGCACTGACGACGCCTTCCTCGCCGAGGCGAGCAAGTACTACGCGAAGTTGGATGTGGTCGACGACCTCACTCACGTTGACGACCCGGCGCTCAAGCTCGCGATCTTCGACTTCACGAGCTCGCAGGCGGTGGCGGATGCGCTGCTCGGCGACCTCGCCAAGTCGCTTCAGGTGGTGGTCTCAAGCGCGAACTGGGTCGACATCATGGTGCCCGGCGTGCACAAGGGGCTCGGCGTGCGGGCCCTGCAGGAGGCGCTCAGTGTGACTGCCGCGCAGACCGCCGTGTTCGGGGACTACCTCAACGACTTTGACATGATCTCGACCGGCGACTGGTCGTTCGCGATGGCGAATGCCCACCCAGACGTGCTCGCCGAGGCGAACTACGTGGCACCAAGCAACGACGAGTTCGGCGTCGTGCGGGTGCTGACGTACTTGCTCTCCAGCTAG
- a CDS encoding GlcG/HbpS family heme-binding protein, whose translation MLSIPTLSLDDAKRVIAAAEAESSTQGQPSNIAVVDAGGNLVAHVRMDGAWLGSIDISINKAFTARAFDTATNDLGDLAQPGEQFYGIDASNDGRVMIFAGGIPLERDGQVVGAVGVSGGTGDQDQAVAEAAASAF comes from the coding sequence ATGCTATCTATTCCTACATTGTCGTTGGACGACGCCAAACGTGTCATCGCGGCAGCAGAAGCTGAATCCAGCACGCAGGGTCAGCCCAGTAACATCGCCGTCGTCGATGCCGGCGGCAATCTCGTCGCTCACGTACGGATGGACGGAGCGTGGCTGGGCAGCATCGACATCTCGATCAACAAAGCCTTCACGGCCCGCGCGTTCGACACAGCCACCAACGACCTCGGCGACCTCGCCCAACCCGGTGAGCAGTTCTACGGCATCGACGCCTCCAACGACGGTCGGGTGATGATCTTCGCCGGTGGCATCCCGCTCGAGCGCGACGGCCAGGTCGTCGGCGCCGTCGGCGTCAGCGGAGGAACCGGTGACCAAGACCAGGCCGTCGCCGAAGCCGCCGCCAGCGCCTTCTGA
- a CDS encoding putative quinol monooxygenase, which yields MSTPASLPYAFVAKIVAADGQHDAVADLLAGAVTLANEEVGTIVWFAVRTHADTFWIFDAFPDEAARDAHANGAIVAALMANQHLLGAAPEILAADVLASKLP from the coding sequence ATGTCCACACCCGCATCACTCCCGTATGCCTTCGTCGCCAAGATCGTCGCGGCCGATGGACAGCACGACGCGGTCGCCGATCTGCTCGCCGGCGCTGTCACCCTCGCCAACGAAGAAGTAGGAACGATTGTCTGGTTCGCGGTCAGGACCCACGCCGACACCTTCTGGATCTTCGATGCATTCCCCGACGAGGCCGCTCGCGACGCCCACGCCAACGGCGCCATCGTCGCCGCCCTGATGGCCAACCAGCACCTCCTCGGCGCAGCACCCGAGATCCTGGCGGCCGACGTCCTCGCGTCCAAGCTCCCGTAG
- a CDS encoding GlxA family transcriptional regulator, whose protein sequence is MRIGLIAIDGCFGSAIASIIDIVRVADGARGDVDPRIDPIELAILGPKRRVTTTASMTLSVDHPLSESGEFDVVVVPALGTLTAAATNDVLQSRDARSVITSLGRLDEATTRIAAACTGVFAVAETGRMHHRRATTSWFLGPEFLKRYPTVALDLDTMVVADGNLVTAGAAFAHIDLALSLVRSISPDLAQHVAKLLIIDERPSQAAFVAYEHLRHEDPIVVEFERFVRARLDEPFNVASVAQSLGTSRRTLERRVRAALNLTPLGFVQRLRIERARHLSATTDFTSAEIALRVGYANAETLRSLLRRERRRS, encoded by the coding sequence ATGCGTATCGGACTCATCGCGATCGACGGCTGCTTCGGTTCGGCTATCGCGTCGATCATCGACATCGTGCGGGTGGCCGACGGAGCCCGCGGCGATGTCGACCCGCGGATCGACCCGATCGAACTCGCCATCCTCGGACCGAAACGGCGAGTGACCACGACGGCATCGATGACCCTGTCGGTGGACCACCCGCTGTCGGAGTCCGGAGAGTTCGACGTGGTCGTCGTCCCTGCGCTTGGAACCCTTACGGCCGCCGCCACCAACGACGTCCTCCAGAGCCGAGATGCTCGTTCGGTCATCACCTCGCTCGGGCGCCTCGACGAGGCGACCACCCGGATCGCCGCGGCGTGCACCGGCGTGTTCGCTGTCGCCGAGACCGGACGGATGCATCATCGGAGGGCGACGACTAGCTGGTTCCTGGGGCCGGAGTTCCTGAAGCGCTATCCGACCGTCGCCCTCGATCTCGACACCATGGTCGTGGCCGACGGGAACCTCGTCACCGCCGGCGCCGCGTTCGCCCACATCGACCTCGCGCTCTCACTCGTGCGATCGATCAGCCCCGACCTGGCCCAACATGTCGCCAAGCTCCTCATCATCGACGAGCGTCCGTCGCAGGCGGCCTTCGTCGCCTACGAACATCTCCGGCACGAGGACCCGATCGTCGTCGAGTTCGAACGCTTCGTGCGCGCCCGCCTGGACGAACCGTTCAACGTCGCCTCCGTCGCGCAGTCGCTCGGCACCAGCCGGCGCACCCTCGAACGACGAGTCCGTGCGGCGCTCAACCTCACTCCGCTCGGCTTCGTCCAACGGCTTCGCATCGAACGAGCTCGGCACCTCTCAGCAACCACGGACTTCACCTCCGCCGAGATCGCGCTACGGGTCGGCTACGCGAACGCCGAGACTCTGCGCTCCCTCCTGCGCAGGGAGCGACGCCGTTCCTGA
- a CDS encoding prenyltransferase, protein MTTSATPLAILVSSRPISWINTAFPFAAAYLMTTRHLDIALVVGAVFFLIPYNLLMYGINDVFDYESDLRNPRKGGAQGAVLDRRLHRTTVIAATLSSAPFIAWLLIIGNPASRIVLVVSVFFVIAYSAPPFRWKEVPFLDSVTSSVHFFSPAVYGLVLAGAAWDFPLVLTILAFALWGIATHAFGAVQDIIADRNAGIASVATFLGAGRTTRFALIGYIGAALVMLPSSWPGPLAAVVVLPYIVTIWKYRSLADERCEEATIGWRRFLWLNQIAGFLVTMLLIWTWAVHA, encoded by the coding sequence ATGACCACCTCCGCAACGCCCCTCGCAATTCTGGTCTCATCGCGCCCGATCAGCTGGATCAACACCGCTTTCCCGTTCGCTGCCGCCTACCTGATGACGACACGCCACCTCGACATCGCCCTCGTGGTCGGAGCCGTATTCTTCCTGATCCCGTACAACCTGCTCATGTACGGCATCAACGACGTCTTCGACTACGAGTCCGACCTGCGCAACCCACGCAAGGGAGGCGCGCAGGGTGCCGTGCTTGATCGGCGTCTTCACCGCACCACGGTGATCGCCGCGACCCTGTCGAGCGCGCCCTTCATCGCCTGGCTGCTGATCATCGGCAACCCGGCGAGTCGCATCGTGCTCGTCGTGAGCGTGTTCTTCGTCATCGCCTACTCGGCCCCGCCGTTTCGATGGAAGGAGGTGCCATTCCTCGACTCCGTCACCAGCTCAGTGCACTTTTTCTCGCCGGCGGTCTACGGCCTTGTTCTCGCTGGTGCCGCATGGGACTTTCCGCTTGTGCTGACAATCCTCGCGTTCGCCCTGTGGGGGATTGCGACCCACGCGTTCGGCGCGGTGCAGGACATCATCGCCGATCGCAACGCCGGCATCGCCTCGGTCGCGACCTTTCTGGGGGCCGGACGCACCACCCGGTTCGCGCTGATCGGCTACATCGGGGCCGCTCTGGTGATGCTGCCCAGCTCGTGGCCGGGTCCACTCGCCGCCGTCGTCGTGCTGCCCTACATCGTAACGATCTGGAAGTACAGATCTCTGGCGGACGAACGCTGCGAAGAGGCCACGATCGGCTGGCGACGTTTTCTCTGGCTCAACCAGATCGCCGGTTTCCTCGTTACGATGCTGCTGATCTGGACGTGGGCGGTGCACGCCTGA
- a CDS encoding lycopene cyclase domain-containing protein gives MTYFLISLPFLVAAATAVGFSMRRPGAKRRLAASSCTAVVLVVLTAIFDNIMIAADLYSYPDQLVSGLRIGLAPIEDFAYPITIAFGLPAVGALAFDREVTR, from the coding sequence GTGACGTACTTCCTGATTAGCCTGCCGTTCCTTGTGGCTGCTGCGACCGCCGTCGGGTTCTCGATGCGGCGACCAGGGGCGAAGCGTCGGCTGGCCGCGTCGTCGTGCACGGCAGTGGTGCTGGTGGTACTGACGGCGATCTTCGACAACATCATGATCGCTGCCGACCTGTACAGCTACCCCGATCAGCTGGTCAGCGGTCTGCGCATCGGACTCGCCCCGATCGAGGACTTCGCCTACCCGATCACGATCGCATTCGGACTACCCGCCGTCGGTGCTCTCGCCTTCGACCGAGAGGTGACACGATGA